GGTGATGGTTGGGGTGATGTTTGTCGTGATAACTGTTGTAGTTCAAAACTCATCGACTCTTTACTGGTCTCCTCCCCCCTGGGCAGCACGTCTCTCTTGTACGTATCTGCTTGGACACCATCTTGTTCACAAAACACTGGCGAAATAGACACAGTCTCGCCTTTTGGCGTCAGTGTACGTCCAACTATGTAGAAGATAACGAGATTGATGCATCCAACAAATGCCCCCCACATAGCTGCCATGGCTGTGTATTGGTAGACAACTACCACCGACTCGAACAAGAGAACCATAGAAGAAGGAGTTGGAAGAAGACGAAACGGGTAGCTTACTGTGCCAATTAGAATGGTATGTGGTAAAAGCAGTGGCGAGAAAGCCATCTTGATAGCGTCCCAGAGCATTCTTTATATTATTGATAGTAGTTGTAGTCGTAGTAGTTGTAGTCGTAGTAGTTGTAGTCGTAgtagttgtagttgtaGTAGTTGTAGTAGTTGTAGTAGTTGTAGTAGTTGTAGTAGTTGTAGTAGTTGTAGTAGTTGTAGTAGTTGTACACTCAATTGTTAGAAAACCCTCTCCTTAAACAACACACTCCTTTTAAATATGGAAGTCGCTCTTCTTATTTGTGGCTCATTCTAAGTTTCCATTACTGTAAATTCAT
The Pichia kudriavzevii chromosome 2, complete sequence DNA segment above includes these coding regions:
- a CDS encoding uncharacterized protein (PKUD0B07360); the encoded protein is MLWDAIKMAFSPLLLPHTILIGTVSYPFRLLPTPSSMVLLFESVVVVYQYTAMAAMWGAFVGCINLVIFYIVGRTLTPKGETVSISPVFCEQDGVQADTYKRDVLPRGEETSKESMSFELQQLSRQTSPQPSPQPSRQTSRQPSRQPSRQPSPQPSPQPSRQTSRQPSRQTSRQPSRQTSRQPSPPSSSLLSANTLSSFTELSTRQKQ